A region from the Nonlabens sp. YIK11 genome encodes:
- a CDS encoding translation initiation factor IF-2 — MIRKNIKNTLCAGALIFTLQMTTAQTTDKVSESTLERLITTKISMDKEGAFNDRYTIHIFQGENQPANAVKSRYDALGLAWKSELRYESPNHKVWVGKYSNRLEADRALLEIKKTFPNAKVLKP; from the coding sequence ATGATTAGAAAAAACATCAAAAACACATTATGCGCTGGCGCTCTGATTTTTACACTTCAGATGACCACGGCACAGACAACCGACAAGGTGAGCGAGAGCACTCTTGAGCGCCTAATTACCACCAAAATTTCCATGGATAAGGAAGGTGCGTTCAACGATCGCTATACCATACACATCTTCCAGGGAGAAAATCAGCCGGCCAATGCCGTAAAGTCTAGATATGATGCGTTGGGCCTGGCTTGGAAATCTGAATTAAGGTATGAGTCACCCAACCATAAGGTTTGGGTAGGAAAATACAGTAACCGATTGGAAGCTGACCGTGCATTGCTGGAGATCAAGAAGACCTTTCCAAACGCTAAGGTTTTAAAGCCTTAA
- a CDS encoding c-type cytochrome, producing MTKKKLHISLYQFIIASLFVVFSFSGVAAQEDATTSDGESSAPVEATDAPADSGAGGNATQGEALFKANCASCHRLYKDAVGPALFNVTQRHDREWLYKWIKNSSALIASGDAEAVALYNEWGQSNMNAFPQLSNSDIDDILAYTDTPKPVPSGGGGTTTEVVPVDNSMTNNIVLGALALVLVVLIVVLFAVNTTLKRFAAANGIQTEFEEEKPARTPIWQSFIQNQFLVLVSAVFLLLASAYFVYGGLMSVGVDQGYAPVQPIHYSHRIHAGVSQIECKYCHSSVRESKHAGIPSLKVCMNCHKSIAEVAESTYAEGMEEYGIDYNKEIQKLYKATGWSDAEQAFVGEEEPVRWVRIHNLPDLAYFNHAQHVQAGNIACQTCHGEVQEMEIMYQYSPLTMGWCINCHRETNVDLQGNGYYEEIHKELSEKRGGRQLTIADLGGLECGKCHY from the coding sequence ATGACAAAAAAGAAATTACATATTTCACTATATCAGTTTATTATCGCTTCCCTTTTTGTGGTTTTCTCCTTTTCTGGAGTGGCCGCACAAGAGGATGCAACAACCTCTGATGGTGAATCTTCAGCTCCTGTAGAAGCCACTGATGCTCCTGCAGATTCTGGCGCTGGAGGAAACGCGACTCAAGGAGAAGCGCTGTTTAAAGCTAATTGTGCATCCTGCCACAGGTTGTATAAGGATGCGGTAGGTCCTGCGTTATTTAATGTGACACAACGACACGATCGCGAGTGGTTGTACAAATGGATTAAGAATTCATCTGCACTTATCGCAAGTGGTGATGCAGAAGCTGTAGCTCTTTACAATGAATGGGGACAGTCCAACATGAATGCCTTCCCGCAATTGAGCAACAGCGACATTGACGATATTCTTGCCTACACGGACACGCCGAAGCCGGTGCCTTCTGGTGGTGGCGGAACAACGACTGAAGTAGTTCCTGTTGACAATTCAATGACGAACAACATTGTTTTAGGTGCGCTTGCTCTAGTGCTTGTCGTGTTGATCGTAGTCCTTTTTGCAGTTAATACAACTTTAAAAAGATTTGCTGCAGCTAACGGTATACAGACAGAGTTTGAAGAAGAGAAGCCTGCTCGTACGCCTATCTGGCAATCATTTATACAAAATCAATTCCTAGTGTTAGTGTCTGCAGTGTTTCTATTGCTTGCAAGTGCTTACTTTGTATATGGTGGCTTGATGAGTGTAGGTGTGGATCAAGGTTATGCTCCAGTGCAGCCTATTCACTATTCACACAGGATTCACGCGGGTGTGAGCCAGATAGAGTGTAAATATTGTCACTCCAGTGTAAGAGAATCTAAGCATGCAGGTATTCCATCGCTTAAAGTTTGTATGAACTGTCACAAGTCCATCGCTGAGGTTGCTGAATCTACCTATGCAGAAGGAATGGAAGAATACGGTATCGACTATAACAAAGAGATCCAAAAGCTTTACAAAGCCACGGGTTGGTCTGATGCAGAGCAGGCATTTGTAGGTGAAGAGGAGCCTGTACGATGGGTGCGTATTCACAACTTACCAGATCTTGCCTACTTTAATCACGCACAGCACGTACAAGCGGGTAACATAGCATGTCAAACGTGTCACGGTGAAGTACAGGAAATGGAAATCATGTACCAATACTCACCATTAACCATGGGCTGGTGTATCAATTGTCACCGTGAGACTAATGTTGACTTACAAGGAAACGGGTATTACGAAGAGATTCATAAGGAGTTATCTGAAAAGCGTGGCGGTCGCCAATTGACTATCGCAGACTTAGGAGGACTTGAATGTGGTAAGTGCCACTATTAA
- a CDS encoding TAT-variant-translocated molybdopterin oxidoreductase, translating into MATTKKYWKSTAQLDESNEMVKNLEQNEFATAIPTEEFLGNDEVLEASSTTRRDFLKYVGFSTAAASLAACEGPVIHSVPYVNQPDRIIPGMANYYATTIADGYDFASVVIKTREGRPIKVEGNRDIAARGNANARVHASVLGLYDNNRLKTPLVKGKEATWSELDKEVRQQLNANAGKQIVFLTQTFASPSTARLIEDFKAAYPNVRQVIYDTVGEDAALDAFEAKYFQRGLADYDFEDAECIVGVGADFVGDWQGGGFDTNYAQSRVPKNGKMSHHIQFEANMTLSGANADKRYPVTPTEQKQIIAALYSKLVGGSANNNLSEKVNKAVEEAAQKLRRAGSKAVVLCGLPDQGAQQLTLEINEQLGSTIIDTAAPVMTRQGNRRAVAQLVKDMESGAVGAVFVAGVDPVYSYSDSDAFAKAWKNVPLTVSFASRLDATAKESMYVATTPHYLESWGDVEMKMGTVSLMQPTIKPLFDTRQMQDSLLKWSGSDVSYKDYIKTFSTANGASWNQSLQDGFYAAAGSETLSSGDQVPNINNTSALRDLSGATAAGDFELVLYTKISMGDGTQANNPWLQELPDPITRTTWDNYLTISQKDADALGIENFNVANGALDGTYAIVKMDGVERKIPALIQPGQAPGTIGIALGYGRTSGIQEEMQTGVNAFPFYKDGISVQSVSVEAAGEVHEFACTQLQNTMMGRDIIRETDLATYIAGDQHEFNPMPEVSLNHIETPVTSPDVDLWESFDRSVGHHFNMSIDLNACTGCGACVVACHAENNVPVVGKTEVRRSRDMHWLRIDRYYSSTDSFEDDESKKDGFSGLFGENGSLGGFGELEIPADQPQVAFQPLMCQHCNHAPCETVCPVAASSHGRQGQNHMIYNRCVGTRYCANNCPYKVRRFNWFLYNGNDEFDYHMNNDLGRMVINPDVTVRSRGVMEKCSMCMQMTQMTILEAKKDGRMIKDGEFATACSNACYNGAIKFGDINDKESEIFKLKQQDRMYHLLEEVGTEPNVMYQVKVRNV; encoded by the coding sequence ATGGCTACTACTAAAAAATACTGGAAGAGCACAGCACAACTCGATGAGAGCAATGAGATGGTGAAAAATCTCGAGCAAAATGAGTTCGCTACAGCTATTCCTACTGAAGAATTTTTAGGAAATGATGAAGTGTTGGAAGCATCCAGCACTACGCGTCGTGACTTCTTGAAATATGTTGGGTTTAGCACTGCAGCGGCATCACTTGCTGCCTGTGAAGGTCCTGTGATCCATTCGGTTCCTTATGTGAACCAACCAGATCGTATCATTCCTGGTATGGCAAACTATTATGCCACTACTATAGCAGATGGTTATGATTTTGCTAGTGTTGTTATCAAGACACGTGAAGGTCGACCTATCAAGGTTGAAGGGAATCGTGATATTGCTGCGCGTGGTAACGCAAACGCAAGAGTTCATGCTTCTGTTTTGGGATTGTATGACAACAATAGATTAAAGACTCCTTTAGTTAAAGGTAAAGAAGCGACTTGGTCAGAGCTTGACAAGGAAGTGCGTCAGCAATTGAATGCCAATGCTGGGAAACAAATTGTTTTCTTGACACAGACATTCGCTAGCCCATCAACAGCTAGACTGATTGAAGATTTTAAAGCGGCTTATCCTAACGTACGTCAAGTAATTTATGACACGGTTGGTGAAGATGCTGCTCTTGATGCATTTGAGGCAAAGTACTTCCAGCGTGGTCTTGCAGATTATGATTTTGAGGATGCAGAATGCATTGTAGGTGTAGGTGCCGACTTTGTAGGCGACTGGCAAGGTGGTGGTTTTGACACCAACTATGCACAATCTAGGGTTCCTAAGAATGGTAAGATGTCGCACCACATACAGTTTGAGGCTAACATGACTCTTTCTGGTGCTAATGCAGACAAGCGTTATCCGGTAACTCCTACAGAGCAAAAGCAAATTATTGCTGCGCTTTACAGCAAGTTGGTAGGCGGTTCGGCAAACAACAACCTTTCTGAAAAAGTAAATAAAGCAGTTGAAGAAGCTGCTCAAAAATTGAGAAGAGCTGGTAGTAAAGCCGTTGTTCTTTGTGGATTGCCTGATCAAGGTGCCCAACAATTGACATTGGAAATCAATGAGCAATTGGGTAGTACGATCATTGATACAGCAGCGCCTGTGATGACCCGTCAAGGTAATCGTCGCGCCGTAGCTCAATTAGTAAAAGATATGGAAAGCGGTGCTGTAGGTGCTGTTTTTGTAGCTGGAGTTGATCCAGTATATAGCTATTCTGATAGTGACGCTTTCGCGAAAGCGTGGAAAAATGTACCCTTAACCGTTTCATTTGCATCTAGGTTAGATGCAACTGCAAAGGAGTCGATGTATGTGGCAACAACTCCTCATTATCTGGAATCTTGGGGTGATGTAGAAATGAAAATGGGAACAGTTTCCCTGATGCAGCCTACGATCAAGCCATTGTTTGATACACGCCAGATGCAGGACTCACTTTTGAAGTGGTCTGGAAGTGATGTGTCTTATAAAGATTATATCAAAACCTTCTCCACTGCAAATGGTGCTTCATGGAATCAATCCTTACAGGATGGTTTTTATGCTGCAGCAGGTTCTGAAACTTTGTCCTCTGGCGATCAAGTTCCTAATATAAACAATACTTCTGCCTTAAGAGATCTTTCTGGAGCTACCGCTGCTGGAGATTTTGAGTTGGTATTGTACACTAAAATATCAATGGGTGATGGTACACAAGCCAACAATCCATGGTTACAAGAATTACCAGATCCTATCACTAGAACCACTTGGGATAATTACTTGACCATCTCGCAAAAGGATGCAGATGCTTTAGGTATTGAAAACTTCAACGTTGCCAACGGTGCCCTTGATGGTACTTACGCCATTGTGAAAATGGACGGTGTGGAACGTAAGATTCCTGCTTTGATCCAGCCAGGACAAGCGCCAGGAACTATAGGTATCGCTTTAGGTTATGGTAGAACTTCTGGTATACAAGAAGAAATGCAAACCGGTGTCAATGCATTCCCTTTCTATAAAGATGGGATTTCAGTTCAATCTGTAAGTGTTGAAGCTGCAGGTGAGGTTCATGAATTTGCATGTACACAGTTGCAAAATACCATGATGGGTCGCGATATTATTCGTGAGACAGACCTTGCTACTTATATTGCAGGTGATCAGCATGAGTTTAACCCAATGCCTGAAGTTTCTTTGAATCACATTGAAACTCCAGTAACATCGCCAGATGTTGACCTTTGGGAAAGTTTTGACCGCTCAGTAGGACATCATTTTAATATGTCCATTGACCTAAATGCTTGTACCGGTTGTGGTGCGTGTGTTGTAGCATGTCATGCAGAAAATAACGTACCTGTTGTTGGAAAAACAGAAGTAAGAAGATCCAGAGATATGCACTGGTTGCGTATTGACAGATATTACTCATCCACAGATAGTTTTGAAGATGATGAATCCAAAAAAGATGGATTCTCAGGATTGTTTGGTGAGAATGGTTCTCTAGGTGGTTTTGGTGAGTTGGAAATTCCAGCAGACCAACCACAAGTTGCTTTCCAACCTTTGATGTGTCAACACTGTAACCACGCTCCATGTGAGACGGTTTGTCCAGTTGCAGCATCGTCACACGGTCGTCAAGGTCAAAACCACATGATTTACAACCGTTGTGTAGGTACAAGATATTGTGCTAACAACTGTCCTTATAAAGTACGTAGATTCAACTGGTTCTTGTATAATGGCAATGACGAGTTTGACTACCACATGAATAACGATCTAGGTCGTATGGTGATCAATCCTGATGTTACCGTGAGATCTCGTGGTGTGATGGAAAAATGTTCCATGTGTATGCAAATGACGCAAATGACCATTCTTGAAGCCAAGAAAGACGGTAGAATGATCAAAGATGGTGAATTTGCAACAGCATGTTCTAACGCTTGTTACAATGGAGCTATCAAATTTGGTGATATCAACGATAAGGAGTCTGAGATATTTAAATTGAAGCAACAAGATCGTATGTACCACTTGTTGGAAGAAGTAGGAACAGAGCCTAACGTGATGTATCAGGTTAAGGTAAGAAACGTATAA
- the nrfD gene encoding NrfD/PsrC family molybdoenzyme membrane anchor subunit: protein MAHYEASIRRPLVTGDKTYADVTKDIAFPVEGPANKQWWLVFTIALIAFLYGIGCITYTISTGIGVWGLNKTIGWAWDITNFVWWVGIGHAGTLISAVLLLFRQKWRMAINRSAEAMTIFSVIQAGLFPIIHMGRPWLAYWVLPIPNQFGSLWVNFNSPLLWDVFAISTYLSVSLVFWWTGLLPDFAMIRDRAITPFNKKIYGILSFGWSGRAKDWQRFEEVSLVLAGLATPLVLSVHTIVSFDFATSVIPGWHTTIFPPYFVAGAVFSGFAMVNTLLIVMRKVCHLENYITIQHIELMNLVIMITGSIVGVAYITELFMAWYSGVEYEQYAFLNRATGPYAWAYWAMMTCNVFSPQFMWFKKLRTSIMFSFAISIVVNIGMWFERFVIIVTSLHRDYVPSSWTMFSPTFVDIGIFIGTIGFFFVLFLLYSRTFPVIAQAEVKSILKSSGNKYKELRESKMTSNHDKASGDPIAHPSE, encoded by the coding sequence ATGGCTCATTACGAAGCGTCCATAAGAAGACCACTGGTAACCGGCGACAAAACGTATGCTGATGTTACTAAGGACATTGCCTTTCCTGTTGAGGGACCGGCAAATAAGCAATGGTGGCTGGTATTTACTATCGCTCTAATTGCTTTTCTTTATGGAATAGGATGTATTACTTACACAATATCTACCGGTATTGGAGTTTGGGGATTGAACAAGACCATTGGATGGGCTTGGGATATTACCAACTTCGTTTGGTGGGTAGGAATAGGTCATGCAGGGACATTGATCTCGGCGGTACTGTTATTATTCCGTCAAAAATGGAGAATGGCGATCAATAGGTCTGCAGAGGCGATGACAATCTTTTCGGTAATTCAGGCAGGTTTGTTCCCGATTATTCACATGGGTCGTCCATGGCTGGCTTACTGGGTGTTACCTATACCTAACCAGTTTGGTTCCTTATGGGTGAACTTTAATTCACCATTGCTTTGGGACGTATTTGCGATCTCAACATACCTCTCGGTTTCACTGGTATTCTGGTGGACAGGATTGCTTCCTGACTTTGCTATGATACGCGATAGAGCGATAACTCCCTTTAACAAAAAGATTTACGGTATCCTATCTTTTGGATGGTCTGGTAGAGCTAAGGATTGGCAACGTTTTGAAGAGGTTTCTCTCGTATTAGCTGGTTTGGCTACACCATTAGTACTTTCGGTACACACCATCGTATCCTTTGACTTTGCAACATCAGTTATTCCAGGATGGCACACTACTATCTTCCCACCATACTTCGTTGCTGGTGCGGTATTCTCTGGTTTTGCCATGGTGAATACGCTTTTGATCGTGATGAGAAAAGTATGCCACTTAGAAAACTACATTACTATTCAGCACATTGAGTTGATGAATCTGGTCATTATGATTACCGGATCCATTGTAGGTGTGGCTTATATCACTGAGCTATTTATGGCTTGGTATTCAGGAGTAGAATATGAGCAATATGCCTTCTTGAACAGAGCAACAGGTCCTTATGCATGGGCATACTGGGCAATGATGACTTGTAATGTGTTCTCACCGCAGTTCATGTGGTTCAAAAAATTAAGAACAAGTATTATGTTCTCCTTTGCAATATCCATTGTAGTAAACATAGGAATGTGGTTTGAGCGTTTCGTAATTATTGTCACATCATTGCACCGTGACTACGTACCATCTTCATGGACGATGTTCTCACCTACGTTTGTCGATATAGGTATCTTCATAGGTACTATTGGATTCTTCTTTGTATTATTCTTGTTGTATTCCAGAACTTTCCCAGTAATTGCTCAGGCAGAGGTGAAATCCATCCTTAAATCCAGTGGAAATAAGTACAAGGAATTGAGAGAAAGTAAAATGACGTCTAATCACGATAAAGCTTCCGGTGACCCGATAGCTCATCCTAGCGAGTAA
- a CDS encoding DUF3341 domain-containing protein, translated as MATHKIHALYNDDDVLLRAIKQIREQHYHIEEVFCPFPVHGLEKAMGLADTRLAINAFLYGIVGLAVATVMMNYIMIEDWPQNIGGKPSFSYLENMPAFVPIMFELTVFFAAHLMVITFYLRSRLWPFKKAENPDVRTTDDHFLMELDAHGEDIDSITKFLYDTGAVELVLIDKENH; from the coding sequence ATGGCGACACACAAAATACATGCTTTATACAATGACGATGACGTTTTGTTGCGTGCTATAAAGCAAATTAGAGAACAACATTATCACATAGAAGAGGTTTTTTGCCCTTTTCCCGTACATGGTCTAGAAAAAGCCATGGGACTTGCAGACACTCGTCTAGCTATTAACGCATTTCTTTATGGAATCGTAGGTCTTGCGGTAGCGACCGTGATGATGAATTACATAATGATAGAAGACTGGCCTCAAAACATAGGTGGAAAACCTAGTTTTTCCTATTTGGAAAACATGCCAGCTTTTGTGCCTATCATGTTTGAATTGACGGTATTTTTTGCTGCACACCTTATGGTAATTACTTTTTACCTGCGCAGTAGATTGTGGCCATTCAAAAAGGCAGAAAATCCAGACGTAAGAACTACAGACGATCACTTCTTAATGGAACTGGATGCACATGGTGAGGACATTGATTCCATTACTAAGTTTTTATATGATACAGGTGCTGTAGAACTTGTACTAATTGACAAAGAAAATCACTGA
- a CDS encoding c-type cytochrome: protein MNKLSNTFLIAILALVLVSCGDSSTKEVSPKSDRSVQYFPNMYESVGYETYQEGDIFPGDVEAQKPVEGTVSRGWMPYDYEDDNDGYASAKANLKNPVPLTEAHLTNGQALYNIYCAICHGSKGDGQGHLVTTEKILGVPSYDAREITEGSIYHVMYYGINYMGSYASQTSIEERWEITHYVEALRADLMGVARKPVLTEDGKMVAPETPAAQEETDSLSTQNTDKDSEIEADVPPTTGSANAQGDNMNQGQ from the coding sequence ATGAATAAGTTATCAAACACATTTCTGATTGCCATTTTGGCTCTGGTGCTTGTTTCCTGTGGAGACAGTAGCACTAAGGAAGTGAGTCCTAAATCTGACCGTAGCGTTCAGTACTTTCCTAACATGTATGAATCTGTAGGTTATGAGACTTATCAGGAAGGCGACATTTTCCCAGGAGATGTTGAGGCTCAAAAGCCAGTAGAAGGAACGGTTTCCAGAGGTTGGATGCCTTATGATTATGAAGATGATAATGATGGTTACGCTTCCGCGAAAGCGAACTTAAAAAATCCAGTACCGTTAACTGAAGCTCATTTGACGAACGGACAAGCCCTTTACAATATATATTGTGCGATTTGTCATGGTTCAAAAGGAGATGGTCAAGGTCATTTAGTAACTACAGAAAAGATTTTAGGTGTTCCTAGTTATGATGCTCGTGAGATTACGGAAGGGTCTATCTATCACGTCATGTATTACGGTATAAACTATATGGGATCTTATGCTTCTCAAACCAGTATTGAAGAGCGTTGGGAAATTACTCATTATGTGGAAGCCTTAAGAGCTGACCTTATGGGTGTTGCTCGTAAACCTGTCTTAACCGAAGATGGTAAGATGGTAGCACCTGAAACGCCAGCCGCTCAAGAAGAAACAGATTCACTTTCTACACAAAACACAGATAAGGATTCTGAAATCGAAGCAGATGTGCCGCCTACAACTGGTAGTGCGAACGCTCAAGGTGATAATATGAACCAAGGCCAGTAA
- a CDS encoding cytochrome c oxidase subunit II: MTAFLIILIAALLAVSIWQISKIVKLGKAPDPDTDQSEVANDNDNKRNGQGMLIFVIAMYIMMIACFIGYQDYFLPDAGSEHGVEYDNLLLLTTVVIMIVQFLTQALLHWFSYKYHGKKGQRALFYADNDRLEFIWTAIPVVVLAGLILWGLFSWNDIMDANTDDDPLIVEVYAYQFGWRVRYSGADNTLGDANVRFIEGTNLVGIDPTDADGMDDALAQELHLPVNRPVLFKFRSQDVLHSAYMPHFRAQMNVVPGMVTQFKFTPTVTSEDYRSTEFMTEKVRKINEIRRQKSKELLAAGDVGLDPYEFEYYLLCNKICGKSHYNMQAKIVVETEEEFNEWLAAQETFDQTLAKAEN; this comes from the coding sequence ATGACAGCATTTCTAATCATATTAATTGCAGCACTTCTTGCCGTTTCGATCTGGCAAATATCCAAGATTGTTAAACTAGGCAAGGCTCCAGATCCTGATACGGATCAGAGCGAAGTTGCTAACGACAATGACAACAAGCGTAATGGGCAAGGAATGCTCATATTCGTAATTGCGATGTACATCATGATGATAGCTTGTTTCATAGGCTATCAAGACTACTTTTTACCAGATGCTGGATCTGAGCACGGTGTGGAATATGACAACCTACTGTTACTAACAACAGTGGTGATCATGATTGTACAGTTCTTGACTCAAGCATTGTTGCATTGGTTCTCGTATAAATATCACGGAAAGAAAGGTCAACGTGCCTTATTCTATGCTGATAATGACCGTCTAGAGTTTATTTGGACGGCTATCCCAGTTGTAGTGTTAGCTGGATTGATTTTATGGGGATTGTTCTCATGGAATGATATCATGGATGCTAATACCGATGATGATCCTTTGATCGTTGAAGTATATGCCTATCAATTTGGTTGGAGAGTTCGTTATAGCGGTGCAGATAATACCCTAGGAGATGCAAACGTCCGTTTTATTGAAGGTACTAACCTTGTTGGTATAGACCCAACGGATGCAGATGGTATGGACGATGCACTTGCGCAAGAATTGCACTTGCCGGTAAATAGACCAGTATTGTTCAAGTTCCGTTCTCAAGACGTGTTGCACTCTGCATATATGCCACACTTTAGAGCACAGATGAACGTTGTACCTGGAATGGTCACGCAATTCAAATTCACGCCTACGGTTACTTCCGAAGATTATAGGTCTACTGAATTTATGACTGAAAAAGTTCGTAAGATTAATGAGATACGACGACAAAAAAGCAAGGAGCTTTTAGCCGCAGGAGATGTTGGTTTAGATCCTTATGAATTTGAATACTATTTGCTTTGTAATAAGATCTGTGGAAAATCCCACTACAATATGCAAGCAAAAATAGTCGTAGAGACTGAAGAAGAATTTAATGAGTGGCTAGCTGCTCAGGAAACATTTGATCAAACATTAGCGAAAGCTGAAAATTAG
- a CDS encoding cbb3-type cytochrome c oxidase subunit I: MGQAVAVAHDDHGHDDGHHHHKETFVTKYIFSQDHKMIAKQYLITGLIMGVIGIAMSLLMRMQIANPEEPNVIFEALLGKWAPGGVMDPGIYLALVTIHGTIMVFFVLTAGLSGTFSNFLIPLQIGARDMASGFLNMVSYWLFFLSSAIMIGSLFVELGPAAAGWTIYPPLSALPEAMPGSAMGMTLWLVSMAIFIASSLLGSLNYVVTVINLRTKGMSMTRLPLTIWAFFVTAIIGIVSFPVLFAAALLLIMDRSFGTSFFLSDIYIQGEVLANQGGSPVLFEHLFWFLGHPEVYIVLLPALGITSEIIATNSRKPIFGYRAMVASILAIAFLSTIVWGHHMFISGMNPFLGSVFTFTTLLIAIPSAVKAFNYITTLWKGNLQMNPAMLFSIGLVSTFITGGLTGIILGDSTLDINVHDTYFVVAHFHLVMGISALYGLFAGVYHWFPKMFNRMMDKNLGYAHFWMTAVGAYGVFFPMHFVGMAGLPRRYYTNTNFPYFDDLADTNSLITYFAIFTAVAQLFFAYNFVKSIFFGKKAPANPWKSNTLEWTTGDKHIHGNWAGDIPHVHRWPYDYSKLNEDDEYVIAGQDYVPQHIPLQPKEEEMNH; encoded by the coding sequence ATGGGACAAGCTGTTGCAGTTGCACACGATGACCACGGACATGACGATGGGCATCACCACCACAAAGAAACCTTTGTAACTAAATATATATTTTCTCAGGATCATAAGATGATTGCAAAGCAATATCTTATTACTGGGTTAATCATGGGTGTTATTGGTATTGCCATGTCTCTTTTAATGAGAATGCAAATTGCCAATCCCGAAGAGCCAAACGTAATCTTTGAAGCACTACTTGGGAAATGGGCTCCAGGTGGAGTTATGGATCCAGGTATTTATCTCGCACTGGTTACTATTCATGGTACTATCATGGTATTCTTTGTACTAACTGCTGGTTTGAGTGGTACGTTCTCTAATTTCTTGATTCCATTACAGATCGGTGCTCGAGATATGGCATCTGGATTCTTAAACATGGTATCTTATTGGTTGTTTTTCCTGTCTTCCGCGATAATGATTGGTTCTTTATTCGTAGAGTTAGGACCTGCCGCTGCTGGTTGGACCATTTATCCACCACTTAGTGCATTGCCTGAGGCTATGCCAGGCTCTGCAATGGGTATGACCTTGTGGCTAGTATCTATGGCGATTTTCATTGCCTCATCATTATTAGGTTCTTTGAATTATGTAGTAACCGTAATCAACCTAAGAACTAAAGGAATGTCAATGACAAGATTGCCATTGACCATCTGGGCGTTTTTCGTTACCGCTATTATTGGTATTGTTTCGTTCCCAGTATTGTTTGCTGCAGCGTTGTTATTGATTATGGATAGAAGTTTTGGAACTTCCTTCTTCTTATCTGACATCTACATTCAAGGTGAAGTTTTAGCAAACCAAGGTGGTTCTCCAGTATTGTTCGAACACTTATTCTGGTTCTTGGGTCACCCAGAAGTTTACATTGTATTGCTACCTGCACTAGGGATCACATCTGAAATTATTGCTACCAATTCTCGTAAACCTATCTTTGGTTATCGTGCCATGGTTGCATCCATTCTTGCAATCGCATTCTTATCTACAATTGTTTGGGGTCACCATATGTTTATTTCTGGGATGAATCCTTTCTTGGGATCGGTATTTACGTTCACAACTCTTTTGATCGCGATACCATCTGCAGTAAAAGCATTTAACTATATCACCACTTTGTGGAAGGGTAACCTCCAGATGAATCCAGCGATGCTGTTCTCTATTGGGCTAGTATCAACATTTATCACGGGTGGACTTACAGGAATTATATTAGGTGACAGTACACTGGATATAAATGTCCACGACACCTATTTCGTAGTAGCTCACTTCCACTTGGTAATGGGTATATCTGCATTGTATGGGTTATTTGCTGGAGTTTACCATTGGTTCCCTAAAATGTTCAACCGCATGATGGATAAGAATTTAGGTTATGCACACTTCTGGATGACCGCCGTTGGAGCGTACGGTGTGTTTTTCCCAATGCACTTTGTGGGAATGGCAGGATTACCTAGACGTTACTACACCAATACAAACTTTCCATACTTTGATGATTTAGCAGATACCAACTCGTTGATTACCTACTTCGCGATTTTTACTGCGGTAGCCCAATTGTTCTTTGCATATAACTTTGTGAAGAGTATCTTCTTTGGTAAGAAAGCACCAGCGAATCCTTGGAAATCCAATACTTTGGAATGGACTACTGGTGACAAGCACATCCACGGTAATTGGGCTGGAGACATACCTCATGTACACAGATGGCCTTATGATTACTCAAAACTTAATGAAGATGATGAGTATGTTATAGCCGGACAGGATTATGTGCCACAGCACATTCCACTACAGCCTAAAGAAGAAGAAATGAATCACTAA